In Fluviispira sanaruensis, a genomic segment contains:
- a CDS encoding glycosyltransferase — protein sequence MSLNNKIQHLFLNSNPWFSAVTDYSLQLALYLSQQGYILYCSEVGSTAMDQKCQEYKIPFANVPIHNQSIFNFLKSFIFLHNQLIKNKKSLKYIWVFEGREHSLCALSKILFPFLWKNKILIRVRGQAQGIRSNLFSKLLYNKITNKIIFAADCVKNRIMFDIPQDKTMIQYYSKDFSKNIVSNERKSEEILIDSSFPSIKSDNLLYLVIGRFDKVKGHDYLIDAFLQADLNNKEGNKIKSQLVFLGYNANLSAEMLYDKYFERFGDGKCIKNKYYLKSDKLNKELFIVSEKIPNIDKIISMVHFGIIPSLDSEVICRVGVEFLQCGTPVISSNAGALPEVFSDFKELIFPVGDTKLLRHRLESSSKIYLDKEDYFEKRKKAKRIGVEKFSLKNYDNLFDFVNRN from the coding sequence TTGAGTCTAAATAATAAAATCCAACATCTTTTTTTAAACTCAAATCCATGGTTCTCGGCCGTTACTGATTACAGCTTACAGTTGGCTCTCTATTTGAGTCAGCAAGGTTATATTCTTTACTGTAGCGAAGTTGGTAGCACTGCAATGGATCAAAAATGTCAAGAATATAAAATACCATTTGCAAATGTTCCGATTCACAATCAAAGTATTTTTAATTTTTTAAAAAGTTTTATATTTCTACACAATCAACTGATTAAAAATAAAAAATCTTTAAAATATATTTGGGTTTTTGAAGGAAGAGAACATAGTCTTTGTGCACTCTCAAAAATATTATTTCCATTTTTATGGAAAAATAAAATATTGATTCGAGTGAGAGGACAAGCTCAAGGTATTCGATCTAATTTATTTTCAAAGTTATTATATAATAAAATAACGAATAAAATTATTTTTGCAGCTGACTGTGTTAAAAATAGAATTATGTTTGATATTCCACAAGATAAAACGATGATTCAATACTATTCCAAAGATTTTTCTAAAAATATTGTATCTAATGAGAGAAAAAGTGAAGAAATTTTGATTGATTCCAGTTTTCCATCAATCAAAAGTGATAATCTATTATATTTAGTAATTGGCAGATTTGATAAGGTAAAAGGCCATGATTATTTAATTGATGCATTTTTACAAGCAGATTTAAATAATAAAGAAGGAAATAAGATTAAATCTCAACTTGTATTTTTGGGTTACAATGCAAATTTGTCAGCTGAAATGCTTTATGATAAATATTTTGAAAGATTTGGAGATGGAAAATGTATTAAGAATAAATACTATTTAAAGTCTGATAAGCTCAATAAAGAATTATTTATAGTCAGTGAAAAAATTCCAAATATTGACAAAATTATAAGTATGGTCCACTTTGGGATAATTCCAAGTTTAGACAGCGAAGTGATTTGTCGTGTTGGGGTTGAATTTTTACAGTGTGGAACACCAGTAATTAGTTCTAACGCGGGTGCTCTGCCCGAGGTTTTCTCGGATTTTAAAGAGTTGATATTTCCAGTAGGCGATACCAAACTTCTTCGGCATCGATTGGAATCTTCTTCCAAAATTTATTTAGATAAAGAAGATTATTTTGAAAAAAGAAAAAAAGC